The Candidatus Rokuibacteriota bacterium genome segment CATCTACCCTCCAGGGACGGACGAGAGCCGGGCCCTTCTCGTGCTGGAGGAGCACCCCGACGGCGAGCAGGCCATCGGGCCCCTCCTGGCCAAGCACGGGCACCTGACCGTGGCCCTGCGGCGGAATCCGGACGGCAAGCTCGCGGGCATCTCCTGCGCCCTCGTGGACGCCCTCGCCGTCGCGGGCGCGGCCGAGGTGATCATCGTGGAGGCCGACGGCAGCGCCGGGCGGCCGCTGAAGGCAGCGCGCGAGGGCGAGCCGGCCTGGGCGTCCTCCTCGACCCACTGCGTGCTCGTGGTCGGGGCCGACGCCCTCGGCGCGCCGCTCGACGAGGCCCATGTCTTCCGCTCGGCGCTGGCCGCGGACATCGCCGGCGTCCCCCTCGGCGCCCCCGTCACTGACGAGGCGGTGGTGCGCCTCCTCGTCGGCCCCCGGGGCCTGGACAGGCTGGCGCCCCCGCCGAGCCGCCTCCCCCAGGAGTCGATTGCGCCCGGCAAAACCAGCGCTCGACCGGCGATCGCGTCGGGTAAGTCTTGCTCCGAAGACTCCTAGGCGGCGCTCCGGAGCTCCGCCGACAAGGCCGACGCAATATGCCCCATCTCATTGCCGAGGAGCATCAGGACATCGTCCATCGTGATGATCCCGAGCAACTTGCCGTCCTTGGCCACCACCGGGAGCCGCCTTACCCCGGTCTTGGCGAACAGCTTCGCGGCGTCGAAGATCCCCTCCTCGGCGCCGATCACGACGGGCTCCTTTCGCATCACCTCGCTCACCGGTACCGCGTCGGCATGCTTGCCCTGGGCGAGCACATCCACGAGGATATCCCGGTCCGTGAGGAGGCCGATCGGCTGGCCGGCATTGACCACCACGACCGTTCCGACGTTCTTCGCCCGCATGATGCGGGCGGCTTCCGCCACGCTCATGGTAGGGGGCGCTGTGACTACCGGCTTCGTGCATACTTTTCCGAGCATGGCCGTCCCTCCGTGAATTACGTGTTTGACCGATGATGTTGCAAGCTTGATGCCTCGACTGCATGCTTGTAGCCGAGCCTATTTCCGCTGCCAGCAGCCATGGCGCCATACGGAATTCCCGCGACACCTGAGGCATGGGCGCCTCGGCACGCGACCGCGCAGGCCGCAGAGGCATGAGGGAGGCGGTGACGAGGACCTCAAGCCGCTGACCCTGGTCCAGCTCGTGTGAGTGTGGCTGCCAGACGAAGAAGCTCATTCCCCCGGCGAGGCACCACCGGTTCCAGCGGTCGAGCAGCGGCCAGCGCGGCACCACGCCGGCCAGCACCTCGAGTGCGAGATCGGCGACCTCGCGAAAAGGGTGCGTGGCCGTGCTGGCCTGGGCGAACGCCCACGCGTCGCTCCACCACGCCGATCGGGGAGCTGGATCGAGACCGCGAGATCTTCGAGGGCGGCTGGCATCGCGGGGCGCTTGGGCATAGGACGACCTCCGCGGTAATTGCTCACGCTGCTTCGGACCAGATCGTTGCTTCATGCGGCGTGCCTGAGAAAGGTCGCGACGTCATGGGGAAAATAGGCCTCGGCCCTGGCGAGCTCACCGGGGGAGACCGCTTCACGCAGCGCACGGTACACGACGCGCACGGCGCGTGCGCCCTCCGGCGCGTGCGCGCCGAGACCCGCGGCGACGTGCTGCAGGAACGTGTCCAGATCCATGAGAAACACGCCGGGCGGCTCGTCCTGAAGCCTCGCCTTGACGGTACCGGGAAGCTGGGTGATCAAGCGGCGCCGCTTGTGGCGGTCCGGCAGGAGATGAATCAAGCCGAGGAGGACGGTGATCGCCCACCGATCGGCTTCCTTCGAGCTCGGCAAGCCTGCCAGGTCCTGGATTCGGGCGAGAAACTCGCGTTCTTCCATCGGGCTCTCCCTGCGGCCGCCTTTGACGTGCAGAGACATCCCCGGAGCATCGACCTCACCGACGGGGGGGCACGGTCAACTCGCCTCGATCAATACTCTGAGATCCCGCCCGCCCAGGGGCTCGC includes the following:
- the yqeC gene encoding putative selenium-dependent hydroxylase accessory protein YqeC, coding for MTRARPLLEAFDVGPGRVLSLAGAGGKTALMYALARALLAEGRRVLTTTTTRIYPPGTDESRALLVLEEHPDGEQAIGPLLAKHGHLTVALRRNPDGKLAGISCALVDALAVAGAAEVIIVEADGSAGRPLKAAREGEPAWASSSTHCVLVVGADALGAPLDEAHVFRSALAADIAGVPLGAPVTDEAVVRLLVGPRGLDRLAPPPSRLPQESIAPGKTSARPAIASGKSCSEDS
- a CDS encoding CBS domain-containing protein, whose amino-acid sequence is MLGKVCTKPVVTAPPTMSVAEAARIMRAKNVGTVVVVNAGQPIGLLTDRDILVDVLAQGKHADAVPVSEVMRKEPVVIGAEEGIFDAAKLFAKTGVRRLPVVAKDGKLLGIITMDDVLMLLGNEMGHIASALSAELRSAA
- a CDS encoding DUF2267 domain-containing protein gives rise to the protein MEEREFLARIQDLAGLPSSKEADRWAITVLLGLIHLLPDRHKRRRLITQLPGTVKARLQDEPPGVFLMDLDTFLQHVAAGLGAHAPEGARAVRVVYRALREAVSPGELARAEAYFPHDVATFLRHAA